One part of the Natronorubrum sediminis genome encodes these proteins:
- a CDS encoding Rieske (2Fe-2S) protein, with protein sequence MSGTPTKRHVVAEADEIADGERVVTQLEGREIAVFHQDGEYYAYLNWCAHQGGPCGEGPLTGTEIASYDRESGDVERSWEREGEILNCPWHGWEYDLTSGDCLSRNGITLPSYQVEIEDGKIVVEL encoded by the coding sequence ATGTCGGGGACACCAACCAAGCGCCACGTCGTCGCCGAAGCGGACGAAATCGCCGACGGTGAGCGAGTCGTGACGCAACTCGAGGGACGAGAGATCGCCGTCTTCCACCAGGACGGGGAGTACTACGCCTACCTGAACTGGTGTGCCCATCAGGGAGGGCCCTGCGGCGAAGGCCCGCTCACCGGGACCGAAATCGCCTCCTACGACCGGGAGAGCGGCGACGTCGAGCGCAGTTGGGAGCGCGAGGGCGAGATTCTCAACTGCCCGTGGCACGGCTGGGAGTACGACCTGACCAGCGGCGACTGCCTCTCCAGGAACGGAATAACGCTCCCGTCGTACCAGGTCGAAATCGAGGACGGAAAGATCGTCGTCGAACTGTGA
- a CDS encoding transcriptional regulator, whose protein sequence is MSRSALVGNVTAMLEDAGFVVSDRCAIRPKSFDIAARRGDDLILVKILGNIDAFNEATGHEMRRLGTYLEATPLVIGLRSRDEDLKPDVTYFRHGVPVLSPDTAYNLFIEDVPPLIYAAPGGLYVNIDGDLLADEREDREWSLGQLASELGVSRRTVSKYEDGMNASVEVAMALQELFETPLTSPVDVLEGADDVHETETTPDDPDADPDDEQVVAVLTKAGYSVHPTLRSPFKAVSRDEDDGNNDVVLTGHSKFTKAAKKRARIMSSIGRVTHTRSVYVVERAKQESVDGTALVEREELAELGDVAELQKVIRERAEHEEAA, encoded by the coding sequence ATGTCCCGCTCGGCACTGGTCGGCAACGTGACCGCGATGCTAGAGGACGCGGGGTTCGTGGTCAGTGACCGGTGTGCGATTCGGCCGAAGAGTTTCGATATCGCCGCCCGCCGTGGCGACGATCTAATTTTGGTCAAGATCCTCGGCAACATCGACGCGTTCAATGAGGCCACGGGCCACGAGATGCGTCGTCTCGGCACCTACCTCGAGGCGACGCCGCTGGTCATCGGCCTGCGCAGTCGCGACGAGGATCTCAAACCCGACGTGACGTACTTCCGTCACGGCGTCCCGGTCTTGAGCCCCGATACGGCGTACAACTTGTTCATCGAGGACGTGCCGCCGCTAATTTACGCCGCACCCGGCGGCCTCTACGTCAATATCGACGGCGACTTGCTCGCCGACGAGCGCGAAGACAGGGAGTGGAGTCTCGGGCAACTCGCCAGCGAACTCGGCGTCTCCCGTCGCACCGTCTCGAAGTACGAAGACGGCATGAACGCCTCCGTCGAGGTGGCGATGGCACTTCAGGAACTGTTCGAGACACCCCTGACGAGCCCGGTCGACGTTCTCGAGGGCGCAGACGACGTTCACGAGACGGAGACGACGCCGGACGATCCGGACGCCGATCCGGACGACGAACAGGTCGTCGCCGTCCTGACGAAAGCAGGCTACAGCGTCCACCCGACGCTTCGATCGCCGTTTAAAGCCGTTAGTCGTGACGAAGACGACGGCAACAACGACGTCGTGCTCACCGGCCACTCGAAGTTCACGAAGGCAGCGAAGAAGCGCGCTCGAATCATGAGTTCGATCGGTCGCGTCACCCACACGCGGTCGGTGTACGTCGTCGAGCGAGCGAAACAGGAGTCCGTCGACGGCACCGCACTGGTCGAACGCGAGGAACTCGCGGAACTCGGCGACGTCGCCGAACTCCAGAAGGTCATCCGCGAGCGTGCCGAACACGAAGAAGCGGCCTGA
- a CDS encoding glutathione S-transferase N-terminal domain-containing protein, with protein MADITMYELPGCPFCAKVRSKLDELELEYDVIEVPRSHDDRTEVERVSGQTGVPVITDEANGVEGMHESDDIVEYVEETYA; from the coding sequence ATGGCAGACATTACGATGTACGAACTCCCCGGCTGCCCGTTCTGTGCGAAAGTGCGAAGCAAACTCGACGAACTCGAACTCGAGTACGACGTCATCGAAGTGCCTCGGTCCCACGACGACCGAACCGAAGTCGAACGAGTGAGCGGTCAGACCGGCGTTCCGGTCATCACCGACGAGGCCAACGGCGTCGAGGGAATGCACGAGAGCGACGACATCGTCGAGTACGTAGAAGAGACGTACGCCTGA
- a CDS encoding amidohydrolase family protein encodes MTSTADERGAFEETTVVDTDVHLSIPFDELAEYCEEPYRSITKHPTYTPVHRGGWNRYMGGKIETEKENVRSADALYEKICVEFGIDFPLINAFPVLNSVPEDDRAVELMSAYNDYLLENYLDEYEQFLGLCTVATQDPAAAAEEIDRMGSEQSIEGLYLLNSGAQPPLGDPVYDPIYRAAADNDLHVAYHASAGAPFAKDFPVQDTQFNRFLENHMLAHPWAHMMTMSSLIVNGTPAKFPDLNFSFLEAGVSWVPYMMFRFNKEYSMRRSEAPLLEKSPEEYIRDQFYFSTQPVGEPNDPSHLQQIIDVLGPESLMLSTDYPHWDFDHPDALDRQIRRYGDEETRERILSGTAIEAFDLSI; translated from the coding sequence ATGACTAGCACGGCCGACGAGCGTGGTGCGTTCGAGGAGACGACGGTCGTCGATACGGACGTTCACCTCTCGATTCCGTTCGACGAGTTAGCGGAGTACTGCGAGGAACCGTACCGGTCGATCACGAAGCACCCGACTTACACACCCGTTCACAGAGGCGGGTGGAACCGCTACATGGGTGGGAAGATCGAAACCGAAAAGGAGAACGTCCGGAGCGCGGACGCGTTGTACGAGAAGATTTGCGTCGAGTTCGGAATCGATTTCCCGCTCATCAACGCCTTTCCCGTACTGAATTCGGTCCCCGAAGACGACCGGGCGGTCGAATTGATGTCCGCCTACAACGACTACTTGCTCGAGAACTATCTCGACGAGTACGAGCAGTTCCTCGGGCTCTGTACCGTCGCGACGCAGGACCCGGCGGCCGCAGCCGAAGAGATCGACCGAATGGGATCGGAACAGAGTATCGAAGGACTGTACCTGCTCAACAGCGGGGCCCAGCCACCACTGGGCGATCCCGTGTACGACCCGATCTATCGGGCCGCCGCGGATAACGACCTCCACGTAGCCTACCACGCCTCCGCCGGCGCGCCCTTCGCGAAGGACTTCCCGGTGCAGGACACGCAGTTCAATCGATTCCTCGAGAACCACATGCTCGCCCACCCCTGGGCGCACATGATGACGATGTCCAGTCTCATCGTCAACGGCACTCCGGCGAAGTTTCCCGACCTCAACTTCTCGTTCCTCGAGGCGGGGGTTAGCTGGGTTCCCTACATGATGTTCCGATTCAACAAGGAGTACTCGATGCGACGCAGCGAGGCGCCGCTCCTGGAGAAGAGCCCCGAGGAGTACATCCGAGACCAGTTCTACTTCTCGACCCAGCCAGTCGGAGAGCCGAACGACCCGTCACACCTCCAGCAGATCATCGACGTGCTCGGTCCCGAGTCGCTCATGCTCTCGACGGACTACCCTCACTGGGACTTCGATCATCCCGACGCTCTCGACAGGCAGATTCGCCGATATGGTGACGAGGAGACGAGAGAACGCATTCTCTCGGGAACCGCAATCGAGGCGTTCGACCTCTCGATCTAA
- a CDS encoding glycerate kinase type-2 family protein, which translates to MIDNRTRLATSDARETALECLEAGLAAGHPRRVIRDAVTLEGETLRVEDATYDLTAYEEILVLGGGNAAAHVASALEGILGERIDGGVVVTDDPAETSRVEVLEGDHPVPSERGVEHTRGLLATADACGDRTLVLAAITGGGSSLMAAPADGISLEDLERTTTALLESGADIHEINAVRKHLSALKGGQLARRIDPATTVSLVCSDVVGNDLSVVASGPFVPDESTYADALAVLERYGLEVPLSVTDRLEAGESGAQPETPGPEASVFDAVSTHVVADGMTVLEAARDAATARGYETLVLSSRIRGEARAAATTHVAIAEEARATGTPVSAPAVILSGGETTVTVDGDGRGGPNQEFATRAAIELATGPLNAPTSATTTAVAAIDTDGVDGTSAAAGALVDATTVEDRTLAANALEANDVSPYLAECDAVIHTGPTGTNLNDLRVIVLE; encoded by the coding sequence ATGATCGACAACCGGACGCGGTTGGCGACGAGCGACGCACGAGAGACGGCACTCGAGTGCCTCGAAGCCGGACTCGCGGCGGGCCATCCCAGGCGAGTGATACGGGACGCGGTCACACTCGAGGGAGAAACGCTCCGCGTCGAGGACGCGACGTACGACCTCACAGCGTACGAGGAGATCCTGGTCCTCGGCGGCGGAAACGCAGCGGCACACGTCGCGAGCGCGCTCGAGGGCATTCTCGGCGAGCGAATCGACGGTGGCGTCGTCGTCACCGACGATCCGGCCGAGACGAGTCGTGTCGAGGTGCTCGAGGGGGATCACCCGGTCCCGAGCGAACGTGGGGTCGAGCACACGCGAGGACTCCTCGCGACAGCGGACGCCTGCGGGGACCGAACGCTCGTTCTCGCGGCGATCACCGGCGGCGGGAGTTCGCTTATGGCTGCCCCCGCAGACGGTATTTCGCTCGAGGACCTCGAGCGGACGACCACCGCGTTACTCGAGAGCGGAGCCGACATCCACGAGATAAACGCCGTCAGAAAGCACCTCTCGGCGCTCAAAGGCGGCCAGTTAGCGCGCCGGATCGACCCGGCGACCACCGTCTCGCTGGTCTGCAGCGACGTCGTCGGCAACGACCTGAGCGTCGTCGCGAGCGGCCCCTTCGTTCCCGACGAGTCGACGTACGCCGACGCACTCGCCGTCCTCGAGCGATACGGCCTCGAGGTTCCCCTATCCGTCACGGACCGACTCGAGGCCGGGGAATCCGGAGCACAGCCCGAAACGCCCGGCCCCGAAGCGTCGGTGTTCGACGCCGTTTCAACCCACGTAGTCGCCGACGGAATGACTGTCCTCGAGGCTGCTCGAGACGCTGCAACGGCACGGGGCTACGAGACGCTCGTCCTCTCCTCGCGCATCCGCGGGGAGGCTCGAGCGGCGGCGACCACGCACGTCGCAATCGCCGAAGAAGCCCGTGCGACGGGGACGCCGGTGTCGGCCCCGGCAGTGATCCTCTCGGGTGGCGAAACGACCGTGACGGTCGACGGTGACGGTCGCGGCGGGCCGAACCAGGAGTTCGCGACGCGTGCAGCAATCGAACTCGCGACGGGTCCGCTAAACGCACCCACTAGCGCCACCACTACCGCCGTCGCCGCGATCGATACGGACGGTGTCGACGGGACCAGCGCCGCGGCGGGGGCACTCGTCGACGCGACGACCGTCGAGGATCGAACGCTCGCAGCGAACGCACTCGAGGCCAACGACGTCTCGCCGTATCTCGCAGAGTGCGACGCGGTGATTCACACGGGACCAACCGGGACGAACCTCAACGACCTCCGCGTTATCGTCCTCGAGTGA
- a CDS encoding Na+/H+ antiporter NhaC family protein, whose translation MSEVNDNSTDGDPTDSFVQGGDDDPRITFYGGRGMSALPIVFFIVWAIVQTALWRVSDEGGLIVGILIGLILGMFFVRGDWATYANTIFEGMTQPVAVTAIVAWIWAGMFAELLQDGGFVDGLVWLADAAGIGATLFPAVTFVLAALFTTGIGTGYGAAVAFVVLFFPAGILLGANPVLMFGAILSGAIFGDNLAPVSDTTIVSAVTQDSDIGGVVASRFKYVIIAAIFAFVGYLVAGSMLSSPLDIGVDGQAMLAEESNPIGLVHLLSMGVVIGTAVAGRHIVEAISWGIVTAIVANLALGLMTLGDIVVFNAPSDAPVAEPLEFLPILTIVEDPDAVSVGGSLINGAAGFFELAILVLLIIAAAQIMIRGGAFEAILEWSIENLATNVRNAELTMVGSAALINGVITINTAAEVAIGPYISKIGERFNLNGYRRANILDGQTAALGYIFPWSGGVLAGYTAMQDLPEAHDWLESGMLVTPIDVVPFVFQGWLLVAVFVLAAITGFGREYVTDRESEEVARL comes from the coding sequence ATGAGTGAGGTCAACGATAATTCAACGGATGGGGATCCGACGGATTCGTTCGTTCAGGGAGGTGACGACGACCCGCGAATAACGTTTTACGGCGGTCGTGGGATGAGCGCACTCCCGATCGTATTCTTCATCGTCTGGGCGATCGTCCAGACTGCGCTGTGGCGAGTCTCAGATGAAGGCGGATTGATCGTTGGGATTCTGATCGGTCTGATTCTCGGGATGTTCTTCGTTCGCGGCGACTGGGCGACGTATGCGAACACGATCTTCGAGGGGATGACCCAGCCTGTCGCCGTGACGGCGATCGTCGCCTGGATCTGGGCCGGCATGTTCGCCGAGTTGCTCCAGGACGGCGGATTCGTCGACGGACTGGTCTGGCTCGCCGACGCCGCGGGTATCGGCGCGACACTGTTCCCCGCCGTCACGTTCGTTCTCGCCGCACTGTTCACGACTGGAATCGGAACCGGGTACGGGGCGGCAGTCGCGTTCGTCGTCCTCTTCTTCCCGGCAGGAATCTTGCTCGGGGCAAACCCCGTCCTCATGTTCGGCGCGATTCTCTCCGGGGCGATCTTCGGCGACAATCTCGCACCCGTCAGTGACACGACGATCGTCAGCGCCGTCACGCAGGACTCCGACATCGGGGGCGTCGTTGCCTCCCGTTTCAAGTACGTGATTATCGCCGCAATCTTCGCGTTCGTCGGCTACCTCGTCGCCGGCTCGATGCTGTCCTCGCCACTCGACATTGGCGTCGACGGGCAAGCGATGCTCGCCGAGGAGAGCAATCCGATCGGACTCGTTCACTTGCTCTCGATGGGTGTCGTTATCGGGACTGCCGTCGCCGGCCGCCACATCGTCGAAGCGATTTCGTGGGGGATCGTGACCGCGATCGTCGCGAACCTCGCACTCGGGTTGATGACGCTCGGCGACATCGTCGTGTTCAACGCGCCGTCGGACGCGCCGGTCGCCGAACCGCTCGAGTTCCTGCCCATCCTCACGATCGTCGAAGACCCCGACGCCGTCAGCGTCGGCGGGAGCCTGATCAACGGCGCGGCAGGCTTCTTCGAACTCGCGATTCTCGTCTTGTTGATCATCGCCGCGGCACAAATCATGATCCGCGGCGGCGCGTTCGAGGCGATCCTCGAGTGGTCGATCGAGAATCTCGCGACGAACGTTCGCAACGCCGAACTGACGATGGTCGGTTCCGCGGCGCTGATCAACGGCGTGATCACCATCAACACGGCTGCAGAGGTCGCAATCGGGCCGTACATCTCGAAGATCGGCGAACGGTTCAATCTGAACGGCTACCGCCGGGCGAACATTCTGGACGGCCAGACCGCCGCACTCGGCTACATCTTCCCGTGGTCCGGAGGTGTCCTCGCGGGCTACACGGCGATGCAGGACTTACCCGAGGCTCACGACTGGCTCGAGTCTGGCATGCTCGTGACGCCCATCGACGTCGTTCCGTTTGTCTTCCAGGGCTGGTTGCTGGTGGCGGTGTTCGTCCTCGCGGCGATCACCGGATTCGGACGCGAGTACGTAACTGACCGCGAAAGCGAGGAGGTGGCACGACTATGA
- a CDS encoding NCS2 family permease gives MGASDTLADYFGFDEHETDYRTETLAGVTTFLAMAYIILVNPVILSDAIVIDGYSEEAVMQMIAVSTILSGIAAILVMSLYANRPFALASGMGLNAFFAFTVVLGLGVPWELALVAVFVEGIIFIALTAVGARKYIIQLFPEPVKYAVGAGIGVFLLFIGLEQMGIVVPGPEDGDIVELANLFTSPAATLGIVGLVVTFMLYARGITGGIVLGILGTAVSGWLLTIAGLVTPDVLTPEGAYDDVTNDGLASVVGGTHYDITPLISGFFDGFGMVAEDPLVFLLVVFTFFFVDFFDTAGTLIGVSQVGGFLDEDGDLPEMEKPLMADAVGTTVGSMIGTSTVTTYIESSTGIEEGGRTGFTALVVGGLFAVSLLFVPLLELIPGYATYVALVVVGIIMLQGVVDIDWNHPAWAIAGGLTITIMPLTMSIANGLAAGIISYPLIKAAMGERRDVSLGQWALAVSFIVYFVVYFAVEAGEVAF, from the coding sequence ATGGGGGCTTCCGATACACTCGCGGACTACTTCGGATTCGACGAACACGAGACTGACTATCGAACGGAAACGCTCGCCGGCGTGACGACGTTCCTGGCGATGGCGTACATTATTCTGGTCAACCCGGTGATCCTGAGCGACGCGATCGTCATCGACGGCTACTCGGAGGAGGCCGTAATGCAGATGATCGCCGTTTCGACCATCCTCTCGGGCATCGCGGCGATCCTCGTCATGTCGCTGTACGCCAATCGACCGTTCGCACTCGCCTCGGGAATGGGATTGAACGCCTTCTTCGCGTTCACCGTGGTTCTTGGCCTCGGCGTGCCGTGGGAACTCGCGCTTGTCGCGGTGTTCGTCGAAGGAATCATCTTCATCGCGCTCACCGCGGTCGGGGCGCGAAAGTACATTATCCAACTGTTCCCCGAACCCGTCAAGTACGCCGTCGGGGCCGGTATCGGTGTCTTCTTACTCTTCATCGGATTGGAACAGATGGGAATCGTCGTTCCGGGGCCTGAAGACGGAGACATCGTCGAGTTAGCGAATCTCTTCACGAGTCCGGCTGCCACGCTCGGAATCGTCGGACTCGTCGTCACGTTCATGCTCTACGCTCGCGGCATCACAGGCGGGATCGTACTCGGCATTCTGGGGACCGCAGTCAGCGGCTGGCTGTTGACCATCGCCGGTCTCGTCACACCCGACGTGCTCACACCCGAAGGCGCGTACGACGACGTGACGAACGACGGACTCGCGTCGGTCGTCGGCGGCACGCACTACGACATCACGCCGCTGATCAGCGGCTTTTTCGACGGCTTCGGCATGGTCGCCGAAGATCCCCTCGTCTTCTTACTCGTCGTCTTCACGTTCTTCTTCGTCGACTTCTTCGACACCGCGGGCACCCTGATCGGCGTCTCACAGGTCGGGGGCTTTCTCGACGAAGACGGTGACCTCCCCGAGATGGAGAAGCCGCTGATGGCCGACGCAGTCGGGACGACCGTCGGTTCGATGATCGGAACCTCGACCGTGACCACGTATATCGAGTCTTCGACCGGGATCGAAGAGGGCGGCCGAACCGGATTCACCGCACTCGTCGTCGGTGGCCTCTTCGCCGTCTCCTTGCTCTTCGTTCCGTTGCTCGAGCTCATCCCTGGCTACGCGACGTACGTCGCGCTCGTCGTCGTGGGAATCATCATGCTCCAGGGCGTCGTCGACATCGACTGGAACCACCCCGCGTGGGCAATTGCCGGCGGGTTGACCATCACGATCATGCCGCTGACGATGTCGATTGCGAACGGCCTCGCCGCGGGGATCATCAGCTACCCGCTGATCAAAGCCGCGATGGGCGAACGCCGAGACGTCTCGCTCGGCCAGTGGGCACTCGCCGTCTCGTTCATCGTCTACTTCGTCGTCTACTTCGCCGTCGAAGCCGGCGAAGTTGCGTTCTGA
- a CDS encoding DUF7513 family protein — protein sequence MSLFSKYLKGWTFRSTTPSFDVNDEIDVFVAESNSDGNGHAYIGDTHLIVEDAGPETVEKRVRVRITEFDESNATGRGEFLEVVGESSYSQ from the coding sequence ATGAGTCTCTTCAGTAAGTACCTCAAAGGCTGGACGTTCCGGAGTACCACGCCGTCGTTCGACGTGAACGACGAAATCGACGTTTTCGTCGCCGAATCGAACAGCGACGGAAACGGCCACGCCTACATCGGCGACACGCACCTGATCGTCGAGGACGCGGGGCCAGAAACGGTCGAAAAACGCGTTCGGGTCCGAATCACCGAGTTTGACGAGTCGAACGCGACCGGTCGAGGCGAGTTCCTCGAGGTCGTCGGCGAGAGTTCCTACTCCCAGTAG
- a CDS encoding DUF7535 family protein, which produces MSTRVGESTGYGPNFQMSAFGYIMAAILVILALPLLPVIVPAYLVWRIFFREDETHSFESWREESGRPPSDP; this is translated from the coding sequence ATGTCTACACGAGTCGGCGAGTCGACGGGCTACGGGCCGAACTTCCAGATGTCGGCGTTCGGGTACATCATGGCCGCGATTCTCGTTATCCTTGCACTGCCGCTCTTGCCGGTGATCGTGCCCGCCTATCTCGTCTGGCGCATTTTCTTCCGCGAGGACGAAACACACAGTTTCGAATCGTGGCGTGAGGAGTCCGGCCGACCGCCGAGTGACCCGTAA
- a CDS encoding DNA methyltransferase translates to MTDDGDRHRQSRLVTDDDGEFDADRARDESLPVEDGEVIDTDELADHQHYVEGRGIYDERNRVNDLTGKEWKFATKSVIAESYPPDVQHDLRSEHGGQKPPRLCAELIGRFSKAGDTVLDPFAGVGGTLLGASFCEHEHSGLREAIGFERTERWIEVYEETLERENKERLACGEPPLAEQDLRHGDCAELIADVPDDSVDLLLTDVPYWHMDELEQTRNERATRESKLGSFDANDGTDGTDGTADSDAGSEAATETDGGDADVAATPSKADWLADMGEKFDRFSDAVASDGHVVVFIGDMYRERSYEFLSADLARAIESSAPLTLVANLIWYDPTKDLHVYGYPFSFVPSMVHQNVLVFRPDTPA, encoded by the coding sequence ATGACAGACGACGGGGATCGACACCGACAGAGTCGGTTGGTGACGGACGACGACGGCGAATTCGATGCCGACCGGGCTCGAGACGAGTCGCTTCCGGTCGAAGACGGCGAGGTGATCGACACCGACGAACTGGCCGACCACCAACACTACGTCGAGGGGCGCGGGATCTACGACGAACGAAATCGAGTCAACGACCTCACCGGCAAGGAGTGGAAGTTCGCGACGAAGTCGGTGATCGCGGAGAGCTACCCGCCGGACGTCCAACACGACCTGCGAAGCGAACACGGCGGGCAGAAGCCTCCCAGACTCTGTGCGGAACTAATCGGCCGTTTTTCCAAAGCTGGTGACACCGTCCTTGACCCCTTCGCCGGCGTCGGCGGCACCTTACTCGGCGCGAGTTTCTGCGAGCACGAACACTCGGGACTCCGCGAGGCCATTGGATTCGAACGAACCGAACGTTGGATCGAGGTCTACGAAGAAACGCTCGAGCGCGAGAACAAGGAGCGACTCGCTTGCGGGGAGCCCCCACTCGCCGAACAGGACCTCCGCCACGGCGACTGCGCCGAGTTGATCGCGGACGTGCCCGACGACTCGGTGGACCTCCTGTTGACCGACGTTCCCTACTGGCACATGGACGAACTCGAGCAGACGCGAAACGAACGGGCGACCCGGGAGAGCAAACTCGGTTCGTTCGACGCGAACGACGGAACGGACGGAACGGACGGAACGGCCGACAGCGATGCGGGGAGCGAGGCCGCCACTGAAACGGACGGTGGGGACGCTGACGTAGCCGCGACGCCGTCGAAAGCCGACTGGCTGGCCGACATGGGCGAGAAGTTCGATCGATTCAGCGACGCGGTCGCTTCGGACGGCCACGTCGTCGTCTTCATCGGCGACATGTACCGCGAGCGCTCCTACGAGTTCCTGTCGGCCGACCTCGCTCGAGCGATCGAGTCGAGTGCGCCGCTCACGCTCGTCGCGAACCTGATCTGGTACGATCCGACGAAAGACCTCCACGTCTACGGCTACCCGTTCTCGTTCGTTCCGTCGATGGTCCACCAGAACGTCCTCGTCTTCCGGCCCGACACGCCAGCGTGA
- a CDS encoding potassium channel family protein encodes MMFVIVGYGRVGSRTVRILAEEGHEVVVVDDDADRCERAESDGFETVRGSGADEEVLLDAGIDGADAVGAFTPDLNVNFAACMVGEHHGCRTVLRIDEDYREDIYEKYAADVDEIIYPERLGAAGAKTAMLGGDFNVVADLAANLQLTVLEIASDSPAIGKRISEIELPADARIYAHGRERGSLTIPLPGIELEAGDEVAIITETDRADDVRASLQTASS; translated from the coding sequence ATGATGTTCGTTATCGTAGGGTACGGCCGCGTCGGCTCGAGAACGGTCCGGATCTTAGCCGAGGAGGGTCACGAGGTCGTCGTCGTCGACGACGACGCCGACCGGTGTGAACGAGCCGAAAGCGACGGGTTCGAGACGGTTCGGGGGAGCGGCGCTGACGAGGAGGTCTTACTCGACGCTGGCATCGACGGAGCAGACGCCGTCGGCGCGTTCACCCCCGACCTCAACGTCAACTTCGCCGCCTGCATGGTCGGCGAGCACCACGGCTGTCGAACGGTCTTGCGAATTGACGAGGACTACCGCGAGGACATCTACGAGAAGTACGCCGCGGACGTCGACGAGATCATCTACCCCGAGCGACTCGGGGCCGCCGGTGCCAAGACGGCCATGCTGGGTGGGGATTTCAACGTCGTCGCCGATCTCGCTGCGAACTTACAACTCACCGTCCTCGAGATTGCAAGCGACTCGCCGGCCATCGGCAAGCGGATCAGCGAAATCGAGTTGCCTGCGGACGCACGGATCTACGCCCACGGGCGCGAGCGTGGATCGCTGACGATCCCACTACCGGGAATCGAACTCGAGGCCGGCGACGAGGTCGCGATCATCACGGAAACTGATCGGGCGGACGACGTGCGGGCGTCGTTGCAGACGGCCAGTTCCTAA
- a CDS encoding glutathione S-transferase family protein, giving the protein MNKLVDGEWIIDGDDATDDGSFERQETTFRDRVRDDSDATHQPEAGRYHLYVSYACPWAHRTLLVRALKGLEDAISVSVVDPYRDEDGWQFTPEKEGCTDDPIIDAEYLREQYVQADPEATCRVTVPVLWDRQEETIVNNESAEIMRMLDTEFDDVASRDIDLYPEGYRDEIDRIIDEIYQPINNGVYRAGFATKQEPYDEAVDDLFGALDHWDEVLADQRYLAGDRLTEADIAMFTTLVRFDSVYHTHFMCNVQYIREYDNLWPYLRDLYQTEFAQTVEMDHITEHYYTTHPDVNPHRIVARGPDLDFEAPHDRDDLPGNPPEDVDSSSGNDSRSR; this is encoded by the coding sequence ATGAACAAACTCGTCGACGGCGAATGGATAATTGACGGAGACGACGCCACCGACGACGGCTCCTTCGAGCGCCAGGAGACGACGTTTCGCGACCGGGTCCGCGACGACTCCGATGCGACTCACCAGCCAGAAGCCGGTCGCTACCACCTCTACGTCTCCTACGCGTGTCCGTGGGCCCACCGAACGCTCCTCGTTCGGGCGCTGAAGGGACTCGAGGACGCGATTTCTGTCTCGGTGGTCGATCCGTATCGAGACGAAGACGGCTGGCAGTTTACGCCGGAAAAGGAGGGCTGTACGGACGATCCGATCATCGACGCAGAGTACCTCCGAGAGCAATACGTGCAGGCCGACCCGGAGGCCACCTGTCGCGTGACGGTACCGGTGTTGTGGGATCGTCAGGAGGAGACGATCGTCAACAACGAATCCGCGGAGATCATGCGGATGCTCGACACCGAGTTCGACGACGTCGCTTCGCGAGACATCGATCTTTACCCGGAGGGCTATCGAGACGAGATCGATCGGATCATCGATGAAATTTACCAGCCGATCAACAACGGCGTCTACCGGGCCGGTTTCGCGACGAAACAGGAACCCTACGACGAGGCCGTCGACGACCTCTTCGGCGCGCTCGATCACTGGGACGAGGTGCTGGCCGACCAGCGGTATCTCGCGGGTGACCGACTGACGGAAGCCGACATCGCGATGTTCACGACGCTGGTCCGATTCGACTCCGTCTACCACACCCACTTCATGTGCAACGTCCAGTACATCCGCGAATACGACAATCTCTGGCCGTATCTCCGTGATCTGTATCAGACCGAGTTCGCACAGACGGTCGAGATGGACCACATCACAGAACACTACTACACGACCCACCCCGACGTGAACCCCCACCGAATCGTCGCTCGAGGCCCGGATCTCGACTTCGAGGCACCGCACGACCGGGATGACTTACCGGGGAACCCGCCCGAGGACGTCGACTCGAGTAGCGGGAACGACTCGCGGAGTCGGTGA